The Flavobacteriaceae bacterium 3519-10 genome includes a window with the following:
- a CDS encoding Low-specificity L-threonine aldolase, which produces MKYSFKNDYAEGAHPRILQALADTNFAQQNGYGLDEYSLNAAKLIQDRMASANSAVHFVSGGTQANLIAISAFLKPHESVVAAETGHIFTNESGAIEATGHKVHGVITEDGKLRPADIQQILDSHQNIPHQVKQKLVYISNSTEIGTIYSKHEIRELHLFCREKNLFLFLDGARLGNALTAETNDLTLEDVARYTDAFYLGGTKNGALIGEAIIINNAALQHEFGFHLKQKGAMLAKGRLLGIQFQELFRDGLYFDLAEKANRQAMKIKTALKESGFDFLAETYTNQIFPILNNDQIELLSSDFDFYIWKKLADNRAAIRLITSWATPDEMVNKFIAKIKTLK; this is translated from the coding sequence ATGAAATATTCATTTAAAAACGATTACGCTGAAGGTGCTCATCCGCGTATTCTGCAGGCTTTAGCCGACACAAACTTTGCACAACAGAATGGCTACGGCCTTGATGAATATTCGTTGAACGCTGCAAAACTAATTCAGGACCGAATGGCAAGCGCGAACTCAGCAGTGCATTTTGTATCCGGAGGAACCCAGGCTAATCTGATTGCGATTTCAGCTTTTTTGAAACCCCACGAAAGCGTAGTTGCGGCCGAAACGGGTCATATCTTCACCAATGAAAGTGGCGCCATAGAAGCCACAGGCCATAAAGTTCACGGTGTGATTACTGAGGACGGTAAACTGCGGCCGGCCGACATTCAGCAAATCCTTGATTCCCACCAAAATATTCCTCATCAGGTAAAGCAGAAACTGGTATATATTTCTAATTCCACTGAAATAGGAACAATTTATTCAAAACACGAAATACGTGAACTGCATCTTTTCTGCCGCGAAAAAAACCTTTTCCTTTTTCTGGACGGAGCGCGGCTGGGCAATGCTTTAACCGCAGAAACCAACGATCTAACACTAGAAGATGTTGCCCGATACACCGACGCTTTTTATCTTGGAGGAACTAAAAACGGTGCACTGATTGGCGAGGCCATCATCATCAATAACGCAGCGCTTCAGCACGAGTTTGGGTTTCATTTAAAACAAAAAGGAGCGATGCTTGCCAAAGGACGACTTTTAGGAATTCAGTTTCAGGAATTATTCCGGGACGGCCTCTATTTCGATCTGGCTGAAAAGGCAAACCGCCAGGCGATGAAAATAAAAACCGCTCTTAAAGAATCAGGTTTCGACTTTCTTGCCGAAACGTACACCAACCAGATTTTTCCGATTCTGAATAATGATCAAATCGAACTTTTATCCAGTGATTTTGACTTCTATATCTGGAAAAAACTTGCGGATAACCGCGCGGCGATTCGCCTGATTACCTCATGGGCGACACCGGACGAAATGGTAAACAAATTTATCGCTAAGATTAAAACTCTAAAATGA
- a CDS encoding leucine aminopeptidase-related protein — MKKIISLMLLLTAFNINAQNRVTDPEIEALVKKVNKDSLRAHVEKMVSFGTRHTMSSTTDANRGIGAARNWVLSKFKDYAQNSGGRMEVYLQNKDLQPDGRRVNNTTNLGNAVALLKGTDPNDNRIIIVSGHLDSRVSDVMNAESDAPGANDDASGVAAVIEAARILSGAKLSASVLFVAVSGEEQGLLGAKMLADQAKAEHWNILVVLNNDMIGNNSFDAQNKNEKPKLRVFSEGLPAFETEKSAVNLRNLGLENDGSARQLARYIKETGENYVKNIDIKLIYRNDRFLRGGDHTPFVVNGFTAVRLTDYYENYDHQHQDIRTENGKQYGDLIEFMDVDYLKTNTQVNVAVLANLAKSPASPLNVRMDVKELSYTTKITWDKPSTGTVKGYHILVRETASPVWQQKIFTKETTISIPYSKDNFLFGVQSISEAGNESLPIIPGIAR; from the coding sequence ATGAAAAAAATTATCAGCTTAATGCTGCTTCTCACCGCTTTCAATATAAACGCGCAGAACCGTGTAACCGATCCCGAAATTGAAGCCCTTGTAAAAAAGGTAAATAAAGATTCGCTTCGTGCGCATGTAGAAAAGATGGTGAGTTTTGGCACCCGCCACACCATGAGTTCTACCACCGACGCCAACAGAGGAATTGGAGCCGCCCGGAACTGGGTGCTTTCTAAATTCAAAGATTATGCGCAGAATAGTGGCGGAAGGATGGAGGTTTACCTTCAGAACAAAGATTTGCAACCAGACGGCCGGCGTGTAAATAATACGACCAACCTTGGCAACGCTGTCGCGCTGTTAAAGGGCACAGATCCAAACGACAACCGGATCATAATCGTTTCCGGTCATCTGGATTCGCGCGTTTCTGATGTGATGAATGCTGAGAGCGATGCGCCCGGCGCGAATGATGATGCCAGCGGCGTTGCAGCAGTGATAGAAGCCGCCAGGATTTTAAGTGGCGCCAAACTTTCGGCCTCGGTACTTTTCGTGGCGGTAAGCGGTGAAGAACAGGGATTACTTGGCGCAAAAATGCTTGCGGATCAGGCCAAAGCCGAGCATTGGAATATTTTGGTAGTGTTGAATAACGACATGATCGGAAACAACAGTTTCGATGCGCAGAATAAAAATGAAAAGCCTAAACTAAGGGTGTTCAGTGAAGGCCTGCCTGCATTTGAAACTGAAAAATCCGCGGTAAACCTCCGGAATTTGGGTCTTGAAAATGACGGTTCGGCCCGCCAACTTGCGCGTTACATTAAAGAAACGGGTGAAAATTATGTGAAGAATATTGATATTAAACTCATCTACCGGAATGACCGTTTTTTAAGAGGTGGCGATCACACACCGTTTGTTGTTAACGGGTTTACCGCGGTGCGACTGACCGATTATTATGAGAACTACGACCATCAGCACCAGGATATCCGCACCGAGAACGGCAAACAGTATGGCGATCTGATTGAGTTTATGGATGTCGACTATCTCAAAACCAATACCCAGGTGAATGTGGCAGTATTGGCTAATTTGGCCAAATCTCCCGCATCTCCACTGAACGTGCGCATGGATGTGAAAGAACTTTCGTATACCACCAAAATCACGTGGGACAAACCATCGACCGGAACTGTTAAAGGCTATCACATTCTGGTTCGCGAAACCGCCAGCCCGGTTTGGCAGCAGAAGATCTTTACTAAAGAGACCACAATTTCAATTCCGTATTCCAAAGATAATTTCCTCTTCGGAGTTCAGAGTATTTCTGAAGCCGGCAACGAAAGCCTACCCATAATTCCAGGAATAGCACGATAA
- a CDS encoding Enoyl-[acyl-carrier-protein] reductase (NADH), whose product MINNNRIMSYGLLKGKKGIIFGALNDQSIAWKVAERCHEEGAEFILSNAPIAMRMGEIDELAKKTGSDVVAADATSVEDLEKLFAHAQEKYGKIDFILHSIGMSVNIRKGKSYTDLNYDFLEKGWDVSSVSFHKVMKAAWDKDIMNEWGSILALTYIAAQRTFPNYGDMADNKSYLESIARSFGYYWGDRKVRVNTISQSPVMTKAGAGVKGISGFFNFADSMSPLGNADAVDCANYCVSLFSDLTRKVTMQNLFHDGGFSNTGVSQKIVDKFEDM is encoded by the coding sequence GTGATAAATAACAATAGAATTATGTCATACGGATTACTAAAAGGAAAAAAGGGGATTATTTTTGGAGCACTGAACGATCAGTCCATTGCCTGGAAAGTCGCAGAAAGATGCCATGAAGAAGGAGCAGAGTTTATCCTGTCTAACGCGCCAATTGCAATGAGAATGGGCGAAATCGACGAGCTTGCGAAAAAAACCGGCTCGGATGTGGTGGCGGCGGATGCCACTTCAGTTGAAGATTTAGAGAAACTTTTTGCGCACGCCCAGGAAAAATACGGAAAGATCGATTTCATCCTTCACTCCATCGGTATGTCTGTAAATATCAGAAAAGGTAAATCGTACACCGATCTTAACTACGACTTCCTCGAAAAAGGATGGGATGTTTCGTCCGTATCTTTCCACAAAGTGATGAAAGCCGCCTGGGATAAAGATATTATGAACGAATGGGGTTCGATCCTCGCACTTACTTATATCGCAGCACAACGTACTTTCCCTAATTATGGTGATATGGCCGACAATAAATCTTATCTCGAAAGTATCGCGAGAAGTTTCGGATATTATTGGGGAGACCGCAAAGTACGTGTGAATACAATCTCACAATCTCCGGTAATGACCAAAGCCGGTGCTGGTGTAAAAGGCATCAGTGGATTCTTCAATTTTGCGGACAGCATGTCTCCGCTTGGAAATGCCGATGCGGTAGATTGCGCAAATTATTGCGTAAGCCTGTTCTCGGATTTAACGAGAAAAGTGACGATGCAGAATCTCTTCCACGACGGCGGATTCAGCAATACCGGCGTTTCTCAGAAGATTGTTGATAAGTTTGAAGATATGTAA
- a CDS encoding DNA-3-methyladenine glycosylase — MNKKRCSWCEKDDLYRKYHDEEWGKPVYGDAAIFEFLVLESFQAGLSWYTILKKRENFRTAFDDFNYHKIAEYKDEKVELLMQDAGIVRNRLKVLATVSNAQRFLEVQAEFGTFSKYIWTFVDGKPIVNNPQTLKDVPATSEISDQLAKDLKKRGFKFLGSTVMYAHMQATGMVDDHVEDCHCRT, encoded by the coding sequence ATGAACAAAAAACGCTGTAGCTGGTGCGAAAAAGACGATCTCTACCGGAAATATCACGATGAAGAATGGGGAAAACCAGTATATGGTGATGCTGCTATTTTTGAATTTCTGGTGCTCGAAAGCTTCCAGGCGGGCCTTTCATGGTACACCATTCTCAAAAAACGTGAAAACTTTAGAACCGCATTTGATGATTTCAATTATCATAAAATCGCAGAATATAAGGACGAGAAAGTTGAACTGCTCATGCAGGACGCTGGCATCGTCCGAAACCGGCTTAAAGTTTTAGCTACAGTAAGTAATGCACAAAGGTTTCTTGAAGTTCAGGCAGAGTTCGGAACATTTTCAAAATACATCTGGACTTTTGTGGATGGAAAACCAATTGTAAACAATCCGCAAACATTAAAAGATGTCCCCGCGACCAGCGAAATTTCAGATCAACTCGCAAAAGATTTAAAGAAGCGCGGTTTTAAATTTCTGGGCTCAACCGTGATGTACGCGCATATGCAGGCTACGGGAATGGTGGACGATCATGTTGAAGATTGCCATTGCCGAACTTGA
- a CDS encoding Purine nucleoside phosphorylase: MLNKLAASELVLNPDGSVYHLNLLPEEIADKIIMVGDPDRVPKVSKYFDRVEIKKNKREFYTHTGTLRGERITVMSTGIGTENIDIVMNELDALVNIDLVNKEFKTEHKSLELFRLGTCGSVNPEVEVDNMLVTKNVVGLDGLLHFYQDYKFENDFSRNFMQNFPYEKIKPMLYFSDWAEDISDYYKDAKYHGNTATFPGFYAPQGRQLRLKALDDQFLETLNELGVTNFEMETSAIYGLSKLLGHKALTVNSVIANRRRGEFSADHQASEKNMIEWVLERIIK; encoded by the coding sequence ATGCTCAACAAACTGGCTGCATCCGAACTTGTTCTTAATCCGGACGGAAGCGTATATCACCTGAATCTACTACCGGAAGAAATTGCCGATAAAATTATCATGGTAGGCGATCCCGACAGGGTTCCGAAGGTTTCCAAATATTTCGACCGTGTGGAAATCAAAAAAAATAAGCGGGAATTCTATACGCACACCGGAACTTTGCGCGGCGAGAGAATCACCGTGATGTCCACCGGTATCGGTACAGAAAATATCGATATCGTGATGAACGAACTGGATGCACTGGTGAATATTGATCTGGTGAACAAAGAGTTTAAAACAGAACATAAATCGCTTGAATTATTCCGGCTTGGCACGTGTGGAAGCGTAAATCCGGAGGTTGAGGTAGATAATATGCTGGTAACCAAAAATGTGGTGGGTCTCGATGGTTTGCTTCATTTTTACCAGGATTATAAATTCGAAAACGATTTTTCAAGGAATTTTATGCAGAATTTCCCTTATGAAAAAATTAAACCGATGCTTTACTTTTCAGATTGGGCCGAGGACATTTCAGATTATTACAAAGACGCGAAATATCACGGAAACACCGCTACATTCCCGGGTTTCTATGCACCACAAGGCCGGCAGTTGCGTCTGAAAGCGCTAGATGATCAGTTTTTGGAAACGTTAAATGAACTTGGTGTTACCAATTTTGAGATGGAAACTTCGGCGATATACGGACTTTCTAAATTATTGGGTCATAAAGCCTTAACAGTAAATTCGGTAATCGCAAACCGCAGAAGAGGCGAGTTTTCAGCAGATCATCAGGCTTCGGAAAAAAATATGATTGAATGGGTTCTCGAGAGAATCATTAAATAA
- a CDS encoding Translation initiation factor SUI1-related protein has translation MDLRDQLKNFFPAHEEQDFELVEEQEVFVQKEPLVCKFEKKGRHGKPVTLIEGFEGSEAELKNISKKIKTTLGIGGSAKDGVIVIQGDNRDKIMKILQDAGYKTKRVGG, from the coding sequence ATGGATTTAAGAGACCAACTGAAGAACTTTTTTCCTGCGCACGAAGAGCAGGATTTCGAATTAGTGGAGGAACAGGAAGTTTTCGTGCAAAAAGAGCCTCTTGTATGTAAATTCGAGAAAAAGGGGCGCCACGGCAAACCGGTGACGCTCATCGAAGGTTTTGAGGGCAGCGAGGCTGAACTGAAGAATATTTCAAAAAAAATTAAAACAACTTTAGGCATTGGTGGATCTGCAAAAGACGGAGTGATTGTAATTCAGGGAGATAACCGGGATAAGATTATGAAGATTCTGCAGGATGCTGGCTACAAAACCAAGCGGGTAGGCGGTTAA
- a CDS encoding transcriptional regulator, with protein sequence MAAALQFDEKLFGELVKFYGETFHLPPLSAKIYAYLIFDFERTGICFDEFVQVFAASKSSVSSNLNLLINARLIKDFNTINERKRFFTVNDDFISIRFTEIVNKMKQELVILDKLHEFRSQTDDSAAQRFEIYKELLNKNIKNIEETLHKI encoded by the coding sequence ATGGCTGCAGCATTGCAATTCGACGAAAAACTTTTTGGTGAACTGGTGAAGTTTTACGGCGAAACTTTTCATCTACCCCCACTTTCAGCTAAAATTTATGCGTACCTCATCTTTGATTTTGAGCGTACCGGAATTTGTTTTGATGAATTTGTGCAGGTTTTTGCGGCGAGCAAAAGCTCAGTATCCTCCAACCTTAATCTGCTGATCAACGCGCGGCTGATAAAGGATTTCAATACCATTAACGAACGCAAACGTTTCTTTACTGTAAATGATGATTTCATCAGCATCCGTTTTACCGAAATCGTGAATAAAATGAAGCAGGAATTAGTAATTTTGGATAAGTTACACGAGTTCCGGAGCCAAACGGACGACAGTGCAGCGCAACGCTTTGAGATCTATAAAGAACTGCTCAATAAAAATATTAAAAACATCGAAGAAACCCTCCATAAAATTTAA
- a CDS encoding multidrug resistance protein, AcrA/AcrE family: MKNSLIILSLSLLGVLSCSKKEEAKQEGPKEVPVIQVQVRNVTGYKSFPASIQGRTNNDVRAKIQGYITQVLVDEGQYVTKGQPLFRLETNMLNQSAGAARAGVGAARSGVSAAKANVSAAQAEVNASQVEVNKLIPLVQKNIISNVQLETAKANLARAQAQLAQARAAEQQASAGVSQASATYQGVQANIDYSVIRAPISGVIGRLPLKVGSLVGPQDPTPLTTVSDTSAVFAYFSMNEREYFDFLENSYGATVPEKLKNLPMVELILANGSTYSEKGKIEAATGQIDTQTGTIQFRVSFTNAAKLLTNGNSGTIRVPKLYDQALVVPESSTFEQQGLVYVYRVEKDTAKNILIGVTDRVNNMVVVKDGIKKGDPIVAQGVGTLKPGTAVKPKPVDFDEIVNAIKPIF, translated from the coding sequence ATGAAAAACAGTTTAATCATTCTTTCTCTATCCTTATTAGGGGTTTTATCTTGCAGTAAGAAAGAAGAGGCGAAGCAGGAAGGGCCTAAAGAAGTACCTGTAATACAGGTTCAGGTCCGCAATGTTACCGGTTATAAATCTTTCCCGGCTTCTATACAGGGACGTACAAATAATGATGTGCGCGCAAAAATCCAGGGATATATCACCCAGGTTTTGGTTGATGAAGGCCAGTATGTAACGAAAGGCCAGCCTTTATTCAGACTCGAAACCAATATGCTCAATCAGTCTGCGGGAGCAGCCCGGGCTGGCGTAGGAGCTGCAAGATCAGGTGTTTCCGCGGCAAAAGCAAATGTAAGCGCGGCGCAGGCGGAGGTGAATGCTTCGCAGGTTGAAGTGAACAAACTGATCCCACTGGTTCAAAAAAATATCATCAGTAATGTACAGCTCGAAACTGCAAAGGCCAACCTCGCACGGGCACAGGCCCAGCTCGCGCAGGCACGCGCGGCAGAACAGCAGGCCTCAGCAGGTGTTTCTCAGGCATCCGCCACGTATCAGGGCGTACAGGCAAATATCGATTATTCCGTAATCAGGGCGCCTATTTCGGGTGTGATCGGCAGACTTCCGTTAAAAGTCGGCAGCTTAGTTGGGCCTCAGGATCCTACTCCGCTCACAACGGTTTCTGATACCAGCGCAGTATTCGCGTACTTTTCAATGAACGAACGCGAATATTTCGATTTTCTTGAAAACTCATACGGCGCTACCGTTCCTGAAAAACTTAAAAATCTGCCGATGGTAGAACTTATTCTGGCCAACGGAAGTACTTATTCGGAAAAAGGGAAAATAGAAGCCGCAACAGGACAGATTGATACGCAAACCGGAACAATACAGTTCAGAGTTTCATTCACCAACGCAGCGAAACTTCTTACCAATGGAAACAGCGGAACTATAAGGGTTCCCAAGCTATACGACCAGGCACTCGTAGTTCCCGAAAGTTCAACTTTCGAACAGCAGGGACTGGTTTACGTATACAGGGTGGAAAAAGACACCGCCAAAAATATACTGATTGGAGTAACTGATCGTGTGAATAACATGGTTGTAGTGAAAGACGGAATTAAAAAAGGTGACCCTATTGTCGCGCAGGGCGTCGGCACCTTAAAACCTGGAACAGCGGTAAAACCGAAACCGGTTGATTTTGACGAAATTGTAAACGCGATAAAACCAATTTTCTAA
- a CDS encoding AcrB/AcrD/AcrF family membrane transport protein, with product MVKQFINRPVAASVVSILIVILGVLGLRSLAVTQYPDIAPPTVSISANYTGASAETVMNSVIIPIEEQVNGVEGMDYITSSASNSGSANIQVFFKQGVNPDIAAVEVQNKVQRAIPLLPGDVTRSGVTVQKQRTSALMFLSFYTDNKDLDEVWLQNYLNINVIPELKRVNGVGDAQAFGGKNFSMRVWLDPAKMASYGLEPSDVTASINEQSREAAAGQLGQNSGNAFEYVITYKGKFDEAQDYGDIILKSLGNGQFLKLKDVAEIKLDAQSYSSIGENNGRRSVSMGIFQTPGSNAQEIIKDIKVFLEENQKTMPEGVGYTINFDTNDFLEASIGKVVTTLLEAFVLVFLVVYIFLQDLRSTLIPAIAVPVSIVGTFFFLNLFGYSLNLLTLFALVLAIGIVVDDAIVVVEAVHAKMENGFTDAKKATVSAMDEITGAIISITLVMAAVFIPVTFITGPTGVFYQQFGVTLIVAILISAVNALTLSPMLCALFLKPNAAHHKEYAQMNWLQKFFYKFNAAFKSATDRYGRFFVFLLRHKWATLVIFAVGGLFFWWSNATMPSGFVPKEDRGIIFTDVALPPGASMERTYNVLKDLQDEARKIPGVANVTFTASRGFMSGSGSNAGQAFIRLKSFDDRAKDDEQSVEAITKRLFGLAGKYPDAKIVFFSPPSIPGFGTSDGFSAVLLDKSGGSLRQLDDAARNYLGALMQRPEIQFAQTSFNTNYPQYEMVIDVPRAKETGVSVSDILSTMQGYVGGVYAADFTKYGKQFRVMVQAFPDARNEPSDLSSIFVKTASGQMAPISQFVTMEKTFGPKSVERYNLFTSVSLSGSNNPGFSTGDAIRAVQEVAAEHLPADYVVEFTGLSKEELSSGTQTAVIFMLSLVFVYFILAAQYESFLLPLAVIISLPLGVFGAYFGQKIAGLENNIYFQIALIMLVGLLAKNAILIVEFAVQRRQHGESLSMAAINAAKARLRPILMTSFAFIFGMLPLVFASGIGSVGNRSIGTGAAAGLLIGTFFGLLAIPVLFVIFQWLQEKVKPLKKSEIHLGE from the coding sequence ATGGTAAAGCAGTTTATAAACCGGCCGGTAGCGGCAAGTGTAGTTTCCATCCTTATTGTAATTCTGGGCGTTTTGGGCCTGCGCTCGCTCGCAGTTACGCAGTATCCCGATATCGCGCCACCCACCGTAAGTATTTCTGCCAACTACACGGGTGCAAGTGCGGAAACGGTGATGAACAGTGTAATTATCCCGATTGAGGAACAGGTGAATGGTGTTGAAGGAATGGATTATATTACCTCTTCGGCAAGTAACAGCGGTTCCGCAAACATCCAGGTGTTTTTCAAGCAGGGTGTTAATCCGGATATTGCAGCCGTTGAGGTTCAGAATAAAGTTCAGCGGGCCATTCCGCTTCTGCCCGGAGATGTAACGCGCTCCGGAGTTACTGTACAGAAACAGCGTACAAGCGCACTGATGTTTCTGTCTTTTTATACCGATAATAAAGATCTCGACGAAGTTTGGCTGCAGAACTATCTGAATATCAATGTAATTCCCGAACTTAAAAGGGTAAATGGCGTAGGCGATGCCCAAGCTTTTGGTGGGAAAAACTTCTCGATGCGGGTTTGGCTTGATCCTGCTAAAATGGCATCTTACGGTTTAGAACCCAGTGATGTAACTGCATCGATTAATGAGCAGTCGCGCGAAGCGGCAGCCGGACAGTTAGGCCAGAACAGCGGAAACGCATTTGAATATGTAATTACGTACAAAGGAAAATTCGATGAAGCCCAAGATTATGGGGATATAATCTTAAAATCCCTCGGTAACGGACAGTTTCTTAAGCTTAAAGACGTTGCCGAAATTAAACTCGATGCCCAGTCTTACAGTTCAATCGGTGAAAATAACGGGCGCCGTTCCGTGAGTATGGGGATTTTCCAGACTCCGGGTTCCAATGCGCAGGAAATTATTAAAGACATTAAAGTTTTCCTCGAAGAAAATCAGAAAACAATGCCTGAAGGCGTTGGCTACACGATTAACTTTGATACCAACGACTTCCTCGAAGCGTCAATAGGCAAAGTTGTAACCACATTGCTGGAGGCATTTGTACTCGTGTTTCTGGTGGTTTACATCTTCCTGCAGGATTTGCGTTCAACCTTAATTCCCGCAATTGCGGTACCGGTTTCCATTGTCGGAACGTTCTTTTTCCTAAATCTTTTCGGATATTCATTAAACCTACTCACACTTTTCGCGCTCGTACTTGCGATCGGTATTGTAGTCGATGACGCTATTGTAGTCGTGGAAGCCGTACATGCCAAGATGGAAAACGGCTTTACAGATGCAAAAAAAGCAACCGTAAGCGCAATGGACGAAATTACCGGAGCTATTATTTCAATTACGCTGGTTATGGCAGCGGTATTTATTCCCGTAACCTTTATCACAGGGCCAACAGGGGTGTTCTACCAGCAGTTTGGTGTTACGCTTATTGTAGCGATTCTTATTTCTGCTGTAAATGCACTTACACTCAGCCCGATGCTGTGCGCACTGTTTTTAAAACCGAATGCGGCGCATCATAAAGAATATGCCCAGATGAACTGGCTTCAGAAATTCTTCTATAAGTTTAATGCTGCCTTTAAATCTGCAACCGACCGGTATGGAAGATTCTTTGTCTTTTTGCTCAGACACAAGTGGGCTACCCTTGTTATTTTTGCAGTTGGAGGCCTGTTTTTCTGGTGGTCGAATGCCACGATGCCTTCAGGATTTGTACCTAAAGAAGACCGTGGTATTATTTTCACCGATGTTGCATTGCCGCCGGGCGCTTCCATGGAAAGAACTTATAACGTTCTAAAAGACCTTCAGGATGAAGCCCGCAAAATTCCGGGTGTCGCGAATGTAACGTTCACCGCCAGCCGCGGGTTTATGTCGGGCAGCGGTTCCAATGCGGGGCAGGCTTTCATCAGGCTTAAATCTTTTGACGACCGTGCAAAAGACGATGAGCAATCCGTAGAAGCTATTACAAAACGGCTCTTCGGTCTGGCCGGCAAATATCCGGATGCTAAAATCGTGTTCTTCTCGCCGCCAAGTATTCCCGGATTTGGCACCAGTGATGGTTTTTCCGCGGTTTTGCTAGATAAATCAGGCGGAAGTTTAAGACAGCTTGATGATGCGGCGCGAAATTATCTGGGTGCATTAATGCAAAGACCTGAAATTCAGTTCGCGCAGACTTCATTCAACACCAATTATCCGCAGTATGAAATGGTCATCGACGTGCCGCGAGCCAAAGAAACCGGCGTTTCGGTATCCGATATTCTCAGTACGATGCAGGGTTATGTGGGAGGTGTGTACGCAGCAGATTTCACCAAATACGGTAAGCAGTTCCGCGTGATGGTGCAGGCATTTCCCGATGCGAGGAATGAACCTTCGGATCTGAGCAGTATTTTCGTTAAAACTGCGTCAGGGCAGATGGCTCCGATCTCTCAGTTTGTAACGATGGAAAAAACTTTCGGGCCTAAATCTGTGGAGCGTTACAACCTGTTTACATCAGTTTCGTTATCGGGTTCTAATAATCCGGGGTTTTCAACCGGGGATGCGATACGTGCGGTGCAGGAAGTGGCAGCGGAACATTTACCTGCAGATTATGTAGTGGAATTCACGGGTCTGTCTAAGGAAGAATTAAGTTCGGGTACACAGACTGCTGTAATATTTATGCTGAGTCTTGTATTTGTATACTTCATCCTCGCAGCGCAATATGAAAGTTTCCTTTTACCTCTTGCAGTGATCATTTCGCTGCCGCTCGGAGTTTTCGGGGCTTATTTCGGGCAGAAAATCGCGGGTCTCGAAAACAATATCTATTTCCAGATTGCACTCATTATGCTCGTCGGGCTTCTGGCGAAAAATGCCATTCTGATTGTTGAATTTGCGGTGCAGCGGCGCCAGCATGGCGAAAGCCTTTCGATGGCCGCAATCAATGCTGCAAAAGCAAGGCTAAGACCGATTCTGATGACCTCTTTCGCCTTTATATTCGGGATGTTGCCGCTGGTTTTTGCCTCCGGTATCGGTTCTGTGGGAAACAGATCGATCGGTACAGGCGCAGCTGCCGGACTATTAATCGGAACTTTTTTCGGACTGCTGGCGATTCCGGTTCTGTTTGTTATTTTCCAGTGGTTGCAGGAAAAAGTGAAACCCCTCAAAAAATCAGAAATTCATCTGGGTGAATAA